In Nitrospirota bacterium, the following proteins share a genomic window:
- a CDS encoding BrnT family toxin, which yields MADISFEWDGNKNSQNKKKHGISFEEGQTVFVDENALLLHDPDHSEEDRFILLGLSSNRRILVVCHCYRKNDEVIRIISARKATRSEQKQYWKRW from the coding sequence ATGGCAGACATATCTTTTGAATGGGACGGAAATAAAAATTCCCAAAACAAAAAGAAACATGGTATATCCTTTGAGGAAGGGCAAACAGTATTCGTTGATGAAAATGCCTTGCTTCTTCATGACCCGGACCATTCAGAAGAAGATAGATTTATACTTCTTGGTTTAAGTTCCAATCGTCGCATTCTTGTTGTTTGCCACTGTTATCGAAAGAACGATGAAGTAATAAGAATTATATCTGCCCGCAAAGCAACGCGTTCAGAACAAAAACAATATTGGAAAAGGTGGTGA
- a CDS encoding BrnA antitoxin family protein — MRKEYDFSKAKKNPYASRLKRQVTIRLDEETIKYFKKLSKEAEIPYQTLINLYLRDCAVSSRRLSLQWKAA, encoded by the coding sequence ATGAGAAAAGAATACGATTTTTCAAAAGCTAAAAAAAATCCTTATGCCAGTCGCCTAAAACGACAGGTTACAATCCGGCTTGATGAGGAAACAATCAAGTATTTCAAAAAACTCTCGAAAGAAGCAGAAATACCATATCAAACTCTGATTAACCTCTATTTGCGTGATTGTGCTGTTTCAAGCCGCAGGCTTTCTTTGCAATGGAAAGCGGCTTAA